The genomic region GAGGCGCGGGTGCGCCTCATCGATCTGCTCTCGCGCGCGGACTATCACGACGCGGCGCGGGCGATCGCGGCGACGATCCCCGCCGCCTCGCCCTGGTGGCCGGCGGCGCGGCGCGCGGCGGCTCTGGCCGAGCGGCGGGCGGGCGACATGGATCGCGCCATCGCGATCCTGCAAGACTATCTCGCACGCCAGCGTGATGACATCGACAGCTGGATGCTGCTCGGCGACCTGCTGCGGCTCGACGAGCGCTATGCGGATGCGGTCGCCGCCTACGGCCGGGCGATCGCGGAGATGGAGCGGCGCGGGCTCGCCCCCGGCTGGTATCCCTATTTCGCCCGCGGCATCGCGCACGAGCGCGGCGGCGACTGGCGGAAGGCGGAGGCCGACTTCCTCGTCGCGCTGGACAAGAAGCCCGACGAGGCGGATCTGCTCAACTACCTCGGCTACAGCTGGCTCGACCGCGGCATGCGGATCGACGAGGCCGTGGCCCTGATCGAACGGGCGGCCGAGCTCAAGCCCGACGATGGCGCCATCGTCGACAGCCTGGGCTGGGCCTACTACGTGAAGGGCGAGATCGCGCGTGCCGTCGAGACCCTTGAGCGGGCCGTGCTGCTGATGCCGAACGATCCCACCATCAACGAGCATCTGGGCGACGCCTACTGGCGCGCCGGGCGCACCCGCGAGGCCCGCTTCCAGTGGGCCCATGCGCTCGCCTTCGGGCCGGAGCCCGGACGCCGGCCGGTACTGGAACGCAAGCTGAAGCTGGGCCTCAAGGACGCGGACGACCGGCGCATCGCGCGCGGCGGGGAGCCGGGCTCGTGACGGGCTGGAGGGAGGACGCGCCGGCCAAGGTCAATCTCTTCCTCCACGTGACCGGCCGGCGCGCGGACGGCTACCACCTGCTGGAATCGCTCTTCGTCTATCTCGATCTCGCGGACCGGCTCGAGGCGCGGATCCTGCCGCCGGGCGAGCGCGACCGGCTCGCCGTTTCGGGGCCCACGGGCGCAGCGCTTCAGGCCGCGGGCGACGACAATCTCGTGCTGCGGGCGGTCCGCGCGCTGCGCAGCCGCCATCGCGCGCTGCCGCCGCTCGATCTTGCGCTCGTCAAGCGCATCCCCGTGGCGGCCGGACTGGGCGGCGGTTCGGCCGACGCGGCCGCCGCCCTGCGGCTCGGCGTCCGGATCCTCCAGTCGCTGGGCGAGCCGGTCGCCGAAGACGGGCTTGCAGCGCTCGCGGTGAATCTCGGCGCGGATGTTCCGCCGGCGCTCACCAGCCGCGCCTGCCTTGTTGCGGGCATCGGCGAGAGGATCACGCCTCTTCCCGCCGCCCCGGCCTTCGCCGGTCTTCACGTTCTGCTCGTCAATCCGGAGGAGGCGCTGTCCACCGCCTCCGTCTTCCGCGCCCATGCCGCATCGGGCCGCCCCTTCCGGCGGCCGCTCGACGGGCCGGATGCGGCGGCCCTTGCCGATCCGCAGGCGCTCGCGCGCTGGCTCGCGGATGAGACCGGCAATGATCTCGAGGCGGCGGCCGTCCACCTGCTGCCCGCGGTGCGCGAGGTGCTGGATCTGCTGGGTGCGACCGGCGCGTTGCTCGCGCGCATGAGCGGCAGCGGCGCGACCTGCTTCGCCCTGTTTGCGGATGAGGCGGCGGCGGCCGCGGCGCAAAATGAGATTGCGGCCGCCCGGCCGCGCTGGTGGACGGCGCTTGCGCGGATTCGGCAATCGTGGCAACAGGACGCGGCGGTGGGAGCCCCGTCCGCGCCCTCCGGCGCGACGGCCTGAACGGGAATCCTTTCGGCAAGGGAGGGTCTGCGGCGGCTCGGGTGTTGCGCCCATGGCCGCAGTCCCGGCGAGGAAACGCATCAGAACACGGGTGGTGAGACGGACCATGGCTGGCACATCCTGCTTGTTTTTCGACGGGCGCCGCGCCCGCGCCTTCGGCTTTTTCGGCCTTGCGATCTTCGCGCTGCTTGCGGGCCTCGTGATCTCGACGCGTCCCGTCGCCGCCCAGGACATCCCGCCGGAGGTGCTGCAGCGGCTGCTGGAGCAGCGGGCGGCCCAGCAGGGTCAGCCGGCGCAAAGCACGTCGCCGGTAGATCGAGCCCGGACAAACGATCGATCACGCCCCGAAACGGGCGAAGGCGCCCCCGCGATGGCGCCGGCCGGGCCGTCCGCGCTGGAGCAGGACTATGCGGCCCGCATGCGCAAGCAGGAGGAAGAAGCCGGGGCCGAGACGGTCGCGCTCAAGCAGTTCGGCTACGACCTGTTCGCCCGCATGGTGCCCCCCCAGCCCATGCTGGGCCGGCTCCCGGACAGCTATGTGCTCGGCATCGGCGACGAGCTGGTGATCGCCCTCGTCGGCTCCACCAACCGGCTGGTGACGACGAGCGTCGACCGCGAGGGCAATGTGCTGATCCCCGACCTGCCCCCGATCCGCGCCGCCGGCATGGAGCTCGGCGCCTTCCGCAAGGCGCTGCGCGAGCAGGTGGCGAAGACGCTGCTCGGAACCGAGGCCTACGTGTCGGTGGGCGAGCTCAGGGTGATCAGCGTCACGGTCGTGGGCGAGGTGAAGGAGCCCGGGCTGCATTACGTGCCGAGCCTCACCGATCTCATCGGCGTGCTGAGCGCGGCCGGCGGCATCAGGAAGACGGGAAGTCTGCGCGATGTGCGCGTGCTCTCGCGCGATGGCGGGGCGCGCAGCATCGATCTGTACGCCGTCCTCGAGGGCCGCAACGCCGATCTCAGGATCGCGGACGGCGACCGGATCGTCGTGCCGGTCATCGGCCCGACCGTCGCGGTGGCGGGCGACGTCAAGAGGCCGGCGATCTACGAGCTCGCGAAGGGCGGCGCGCCGAAGGTGGCGGACGTCCTGGCGCTTGCCGGCGGGCCCCTGCGCGCGCGGGGCAACCTCGTCCAGCGCTACCGCCTCGACGAGAAGGGCCGCCAGCATGTCGCCCGCGTGGAGCCCGGCGAGGGCGTGGCGGCGAGCGACATCTACGTCGTGCGTCCCGAGCGCGCGCTCAAGGTCGGGCGGGTGGAGCTCCTCGGCCACGTGCGCCAGCCCGGCGAGCGGGCGCTCGCCGCCACGCCCTCGGTGCGCGCGCTTCTCCAGGACGGCGAGGCGCTCGGACCGCGGCCGTACCTGCCCTTCGCGCTGCTCGAGACCGAGGATCCCGCAACCCGGCAGCGCCTCTATCGCCCGCTTGATCTGACGCCGATTCTCGCCGGCACGACCGATGTGGCGCTGAACGACCGGGATCGCCTCTTCGTCTTCGGCATGGACGAGATCGCGTATCTCGCAAGCCCCGTGGTGCGCGCCTCGGTGCTCTCGCCAAAGGATGCGCAGCCGCAGCACTGCAAGGCGCTCGAGATTCTCGCACAGCGGGTGCGGCAGGCCGACAACGAGCGCTTCGCGAACATCCTGCGCTCGGTCTTCGTCACCCGCGAGGACCGGCAGGTGACGGGCGCGAGCCGGAAGACGGGCGAAGAGCAGTCCGAGGAACTGGCGGCCGCGGCCGAATCCGCCGCCGACGAGATCCTGAGCGAGGAGGAGCTCAAGCGCGCCACCCGCGAACGGGAACGCTGCAACGCCTTCTATGACGCACACCCCGAGCTGCTGCCGCTGGCGCTCGAATACGGCACCGTCGCCATCGGCGCGGTCCGCCGGCCGGGGCTCTACCCGTTCGCGGAATCGGCGACTCTCAGGGATCTCGTCGCGGCGGCGGGCGGGTTGAGCCGCAGCGCCGATCTCGGCCGCATCGAGATCACGAATCTGACGGGCGGAGAAGGTTCGCCCGCGCGGCAGGTGGAGCGGCGCTACGTCGACCTCAGGGAAACGCCGCTCGGCGATGTCATCCTCCATGCGGGCGACATCGTCCGCTTCGCGGCGCGCGAGGTGGATGCCGAGCCCGGCACGGTGCTGGTCGCCGGCGAGGTGCGCTTTCCGGGCGTCTACACCATCGAGAAGGGAGAGACCCTCTCATCCGTCCTCGAACGCGCGGGCGGGCTGACCGCGGAGGCCTATCCCTTCGGGGCCGTGTTCACCCGCGAGCGCGTCAAGCAGGAGCAGCAGGAGGGATTCCGCCGCACGGCGCGCGAGCTCAACAACGCGCTGGCGCTGGCGGCGCTCAAACGGGACACCCGCGGCGAGGCGCTGACCGCGGCGGCCGGCCTTGCCCAGAGCTTCGCCACCATCGAGGCGGCGGGCCGCGTCGTCATCGAGGCGGATCCCGCGGTGCTGCGCGGCCATCCGGAGCTCGACACGGTGCTCGAAGCGGGCGATACCATCTACATCCCCAAGCGCCCGAACTTCGTGCTGGTCATCGGCGACGTGCTGAACCCCGGCGCCCTGCAGTTCGCGCCCAACAAGACCGTCGAGGACTACATCGACGAAGCGGGCGGCTTCCAGCTCACGGCCGACAGGAGCCGGGTCTTCGTCGTCTATCCGAACGGCGTGGCCCAGCCGGTGAAGGTGTCGTCCTGGCTGCGCGAATCGGTGACGGTGCCGCCGGGAACCACCATCGTCGTGCCGAAGGACGTGGACCCGCTCAAGACCCTCGACCTCGTGCGCGACATCACCCAGGTCCTCAGCCAGCTTGCGGTCTCGGCCGCATCCATCGCCGTCATCTCGCGGCGCTAGCGTCCAGCCGCCGCGGGCGCAGAAAGGGCGCCTCGGCAGGGCACGGAAGGCGACAGGCGTGGGCGAGCGCGAGCAGCCGAGACCGACACGGACCGCCGGCACGGGCCTGGTCCCGCTCCTTGCGCTGGTCACGGGGCTCCTTGCCGCCGGCGCCCGCGCCCAGGACGCGGCTCCGTCTTCGCCCCCGCCGGCGCCGCGCAACGCCGAGGAGGAAGCCGGGGCGAACGGCTTCGGGATGACGGGCATCGGCGAGATTCCGAGCGCGCGCATCGCCCCGGGCGGCATCGTGGAAGCCGGCATCGTCGCCCGCGCGCCCTTCCGGCGCGCCTATCTGCGCCTCAGCCCCTTCGACTGGCTGGAAGTGGGATATCGTTTCGACGTCGCAACGAATGTGCTGCCCGACGGCACGGTTCTGCCCCTCGACCAGGGCCGCTTCCTCGGCGACTTCCTCACCGGCGCGGGCCACCCGACGTTGAAGGACCGGTCCTTCGACCTCAAGATCCGCCTGTGGGAGGAGGGCCGGATACGGCCGGCGTTCGCCGTGGGCTTCCAGGACATGTTCGGCCGGTCGGCCTTCGGGGGCGAATATTTCGTGCTGACGAAGCGCATCGGCGATCTCGATTTCACCGCCGGCCTCGGCTTCGGCTACCTCGGCAGCCGCGACCACTTCGGCAATCCCTTCTCGGTCTTCTCCAACCGCTACAAGCGCCGCGATCCGGATCCGGCGCCGGGCGGCCTCAACCTCGACAGCTTCTTCCGCGGCACGGACGTGGCGCTCTTCGGCGGGGTGGAATGGTTCACGCCGATCGCCGGCCTGTCGCTGTCCGTCAGCTACGCCGGGCGCGATCTCGCGCGCGAACCGTTCGGCATCGGCGCGCGCTTGCGCGAGCGGCTGCCGATCGACCTCGGCCTGCGCTGGCGGCCGGCGCCCTGGTTCGATGTCGGCCTCGGACTTCTCGGCGGCCGGTATCTCTCCGCCCGCGCCAGCCTGCGGTTCGACGCGCATGCATTCTCGCGACTGTTCGAAAAAAGTCCCGAGGATCCCTATCCGCTCGCGGGCGCAGGCACGGCCCGGGGCGCGGCCGGGGAATCCGCGGCCACGGATGAGGAAGAGACGCTGAGAAGCTGGCTTGCGGCCCAAGCCATCGATCCGGCGGTGCTGCTGGTGGAGGGGCTGGAGGCGACGCTGGTCCTGCGTCGCGATGCGGCCCCGCCCCCGGCCCGCTGGCCGGAGCTGGCAGCCGAGGCCTTCCGGCATCTGCCTGAGCGCGTGCGCCGGCTCGCCATCCGCCGCGAGGATCAGCCCTTGGGTGCGGCGCGGGTCTTCCTGCGCCCGGCCGTGGCCGAGCGGGGCCGCGCGCTTGCCGCACTCGGGGCGCGGGAGCTAAGGCTCGTCGGCGCGCGGGCGGCCGTGGCCGGCGTGCCGGCCGCCGCCGAGGCGGCCCTGCTGCTCGCTCTGCCACAGGACATCACGAGCCTGGATCTTGCGGCACAGGGCCGGCCTCCCTTTGCGGTGACGGCCGAGCGGCGCGCGCGGGCGCTGGCACGGGCGGCCATCGCGACGACGGACCGCGGCGTCGGGGCGCTCGCCCTCACCCATGACGGCACACTGGCCATGGGTGTTGCGGATGCGGACCCCGGCCCCGCGCCCGGTCTTCCCCCGCTCGTCGCGGACGCAATCGAGGTGGACCGGCTGGTGACTCTGCCCGCCGACACGCTCGCCGAGGCCGACGAGCCGGGGCGGATCGGGGCGCTCTTTGCGGCTCTGCGCGAGGCGGATGTCGAGGCGGCCGGGCTGTCGGCCGGCGGGGAGCGCTGGACCCTGTGGGTGACGGACGGCCCCCCGGCGCGGCCGGCGCGGCTTCTGGGGCGGGCGCTCAAGGCCATGGCGCAGGCCGCGCCCCGTTCCGTCATCTGGCTGGAGGTCGCGCGCAAGGAGGGCGGCGGCGAGGCCTGGCGGGTGGAGGTGCTGCGCCGGGACGTGGTCCAGGCGCTGGCCGCCCGCGGCAGTCCGGTGGAGGTCGCAACCCACGCCGCCTGGCTGCCGCCCCGCACCGCGGGCCCCTTCGGCACGCCGGTGCCGCCGCCCGACTACCGGCCCGGGGACGCGCGGCGCCCGGCCTTTTCCTGGGGGATTCTGCCGTCCTGGCAGGCCGGTGTCGGCCGCGCCCGGGACGGGCTCATCCGCGGCGATCTCTATCTCGATCTCGTCGCGCGGCTCGTGCTCGCGGGCCGGATCCGGCTCGAGGGCACGATCCGGCGCTTCCTCATCGGCAATCTCGACGAGCTCGCCCCTCCTGCGGACCGCGCGCTGCCGGCGGTGCGATCCGACATCGCCGCCTATTCCCGGCAAGGCCACAACGCCATCGCCTCGGCCACCGCCAGCTTCGACTGGAACTGGGCGCCCGGCCTGACCAGCCGGATCTCGGCCGGCCTCCTGGAGCCCATGTATGGCGGTTTCGGTATCGAAACGACATGGCATGAGCCGCTGTCGCGCTGGCTCGTCTACGGCGAGCTGTTCTGGGTGAAGCAGCGCGGCTTCGGCCAGGGTCTCTCCTTCCGGGACTACAGCACCGTGACCGGCAGCCTCGGCCTCCTCTACGCGCTGGACGGCGGGCTCACGTTGGACGTGAGCTTCAACCGCTATCTCGCCGGGGACACGGGGTTGAGACTGGAGGTGACCCGGCGGCTCGACAACGGCCTTCAGATCGGCGCCTGGCTCGCCGGCTCCTCGCGCTCCGACCGCGAGTTCGGCCGCTCGGGCAATCTCGACAAGGGGCTGTTCGTGCGGATTCCGCTCGACGGCTTCTGGCCGTTCGCCGCCCCGCGCGAGACGGTCACCACGCGGCTTGCGAACCTGCTGCGCGACAGCGGTCAGCGGCTGCAGCTCAACGAACGGCTCTATGAGCGGATCTTCGCCTCCGATCCCCGGCGGATCCTCGAAGACCTGCCCGACCTCTTCTACTGAATTCCGTTACGGATCCGTTATGACCGGCGCTACAGCCGCTCCGGGTCCTCCTCCGCGAGCCGCGCGACGAGGCGGCGGACCTCCTGGGCCGCCGCGGCCGGGATCACGAGCACCGCATCCTCCTCGGCGATGACCACGACATCGCTCAGCCCGTGCACCGCCACCCGCGGCCCGCGCGACCAGACGAGGCAGTCGCGCGCCTCCTCCACCGTCACGGGGCCCGAGAGCGCGTTGCCGGACTCGTCGCGCGCGATCAGCCCCAGCAGCGCGTCGAAGGACCCGACGTCCGACCAGCCGCAGGCCACGGGAATGACCGCCGCATCCTCCGTCTTTTCCATCACCGCATAGTCGAAGGAGATCGCCGGCACCCGCGCCCAGGGCCCCGCCGGCAGCCGGGTCGCGCCGCCCGCGGTGGGCTCGAGATCCGCCATCGCCGCCTCCACCGCGCGCCAGAGCTCGGGGGCATGGGCGGCGAAGGCGTCCGCAAAGCTGCGTGCGCGCGCGACGAAGATGCCGGCGTTCCAGTAGAAGCCGCCCCGGGCGAGATAGCGGGCCGCGGTCCGCGCATCCGGCTTCTCATGAAAGCGGCGCAGCGCAAAGCCGTGAGGGTCCAGCGCCGCGCCCGCCTCGATGTAGCCGTAGCCGGTCGCCGGCCGGTCCGGGGCGATGCCGAGGGTGACGATCAGCGGCTCGCGCCGGGCGAGTTCGGCCGCCGCCGCGAGCGCCTGCCGGAAGGCGGCCGCATCGGCGATGTGGTGATCGGCGGGCAGAAGCGCCAGCACCTCCTCGTGCGCGCCCCGGCCGCGCGCCCACAGGGCCGCGGCCGCCACGGCCGCCGCGGTGTTGCGGCCCTCGGGCTCCAGCAGCACGGATGCCGCCGTCTCCCCGGCCTGCGCAAGCTCGTCCGCCACCAGCGCCTCGTGGCGCGCGCTGGCGATGACGAGGGGCGGCGCGAACGGCGGGCCGGCCACCCGCGCGAGCGTCTCGGCGAAGAGACTGCGCCGGCCGGCAAGCGGCACGAACTGCTTAGGCCGCGCGCGCCGCGAGAGCGGCCACAGCCGCGTGCCGCTGCCGCCGGAGAGCACCACGGGCCGGATCGCGGCGCCGGCTGCGGCCGTCTCTTCGGACATGGACGACTCCTTCTGCGGCATTCGTTACTCTACCGTAACGGACTTGGCGAGGTTGCGCGGCTGATCGACGTCGGTGCCCTTGAGCACCGCCGTGTGATAGGCGAGCAGCTGCACGGGCACCGCGAAGACGAGGGGGGCGATGAAGGGGTCGTGCTCCGGCAGCACCAGCGCATGCGCGGCCGTCGCCGCAAGCCCGGCGGCGCGGCCGCCGGCGGCGATCAGGAACACCCGGCCGCCGCGCGCGCGCACCTCCTCCACATTGGCGGCGACCTTCTCCACGAGCGGGCCCGAATCGGCGAGCACCACCACCGGCACCGACTCGTCGATCAGCGCGATGGGACCGTGCTTCATCTCGCCGGCCGGATAGCCTTCCGCATGGATGTAGGAGATCTCCTTCAGCTTCAGCGCGCCTTCGAGCGCGAGCGCATGCAGCTGGTCGCGGCCGAGATAGAGGACATCGCGCGCATGCATCAGCTCATGCGCCATCGCCTGCAACTCGCCGTCGACCTTGAGAGCTTCAGCCAGCGTCGCGGGCGCCGCCGCCAGCGCATCGGCGAGACGCGCCGCATGTTGCGCCGTCAGCACGCCGCGCTCCTCGCCCCAGGCGATCGCGAGTGCCGCCAGCACCGCAAGCTGCGCCGTGAAGGCCTTGGTGCTGGCGACGCCGATCTCGGGCCCGGCATGGGTGGGCAGCACGACGTCGGCCTCGCGCGCGATGGTGGAATGGGGGACATTGACGATGGCGACGGTCTTCAGTCCCGCCTCCTTCGCCAGCCGCAGCGCGGCGAGCGTGTCCGCCGTCTCGCCGGACTGGGAGATGAAGAGCGCCGCCTCGCCCGCCTCCAGCACCGGGTCGCGGTAGCGGAACTCGCTCGC from Rhodothalassiaceae bacterium harbors:
- the ispE gene encoding 4-diphosphocytidyl-2-C-methyl-D-erythritol kinase; this translates as MTGWREDAPAKVNLFLHVTGRRADGYHLLESLFVYLDLADRLEARILPPGERDRLAVSGPTGAALQAAGDDNLVLRAVRALRSRHRALPPLDLALVKRIPVAAGLGGGSADAAAALRLGVRILQSLGEPVAEDGLAALAVNLGADVPPALTSRACLVAGIGERITPLPAAPAFAGLHVLLVNPEEALSTASVFRAHAASGRPFRRPLDGPDAAALADPQALARWLADETGNDLEAAAVHLLPAVREVLDLLGATGALLARMSGSGATCFALFADEAAAAAAQNEIAAARPRWWTALARIRQSWQQDAAVGAPSAPSGATA